In one Nicotiana sylvestris chromosome 8, ASM39365v2, whole genome shotgun sequence genomic region, the following are encoded:
- the LOC104218714 gene encoding dehydration-responsive element-binding protein 3-like, whose amino-acid sequence MDKPQDIEGKKIKRNRDSSKHPVYRGVRMRNWGKWVSEIREPRKKSRIWLGTFPNPEMAARAHDVAALSIKGNSAILNFPELAASLPRPVTLSPRDIQAAAAKAAAMDKFDNNNINITSSSSDSSPNNSTSSSSNMSTSSSLSSLVSAIDLATSEELTQIIELPRLGTSYFDDELKNDFVYCDHSAVEGWLYPDDGGMIYSSCFEPSLLWNY is encoded by the coding sequence ATGGATAAGCCACAAGATATAGAAGGCAAGAAGATAAAGAGAAATCGAGACAGCAGTAAACATCCAGTTTACAGAGGAGTACGAATGAGGAATTGGGGAAAATGGGTATCAGAAATTCGTGAGCCACGTAAAAAATCACGTATTTGGTTAGGGACTTTCCCAAATCCAGAAATGGCAGCTAGAGCTCATGACGTGGCAGCTTTAAGCATAAAAGGTAACTCAGCAATTCTCAATTTCCCTGAACTAGCTGCTTCACTCCCTAGACCAGTTACACTTAGCCCTCGTGATATTCAAGCAGCAGCAGCTAAAGCAGCAGCAATGGACAAATTTGATAACAATAATATAAACATTACGTCTTCTTCTTCTGATTCATCACCTAATAATtctacttcatcttcttcaaataTGTCAACTTCTTCTTCACTATCATCGTTGGTATCAGCAATTGATTTGGCAACATCTGAGGAATTGACACAAATTATTGAGCTGCCAAGACTAGGCACGAGTTATTTTGACGATGAGTTGAAGAATGATTTTGTGTATTGTGATCATTCGGCAGTGGAAGGTTGGTTATATCCTGATGATGGAGGAATGATTTATTCAAGCTGTTTTGAGCCTTCTTTGTTGTGGAATTACTAA